A stretch of DNA from Kitasatospora kifunensis:
GTCCTGGCCGGCGGGTGCAGCGGCAGCGGCGGGTAACGCGGTGGCCACGGCGCTGGCCAGGACGAGCAGCGAACACGCAAGCGTACGTGCGATCTTCATGGTTTCCCCCCATGACGCAAGTCGGAAGTACGGTTATAGCCCGACGAGACGTCAGATCATGCCGAGATCGCCCAATGCCCTTGCCAAACCAACACTTTCGGCCAACGGGAAGCCATGCGGTTCGTCCACCCCGCGAAAGACCGCCAACCCGCCACCACGTCGGCAAAGGGGGGCGCCGACGGCGACGGCGGTGGATCCTCGTCGACGGCGACGCCCACCACCCCCGGCGGCCGGCTCGTGTTCCACGTCTTCGCCGCCCGGGCCCGCGGCCGGGTCGGCGGGCGACCCACCGTCACCACCCCCGAGATCCATGGCATCTTCCTCGGCTGGCCCTTGGTGTGTGCCACGCCAGGTTTTCCGGATCTCAGGCCGGCGTCGGCCCCGGTCCGGGGCGACGAGACCTGCCGTACGTGCTCGCGTTCGGACGTGACGCGGTGGGTGGTCATCCCGTCCATCCGGTGTGGTGCAGCCAGTCCTCGAAGGTCATCAAGTCGGGGTGCAGGCGGCGCAGGAGGTTGATGTCCCGGTCTCGGGCGTAGAGATCACGGTCGGCGAAGAACTGGAACATCGCCGCGTAGTCGTGGCTGAAGTCGGGGACGGCGGTGCGCAGGTCGTCATACGGCATCGGGATGTAGGTGCTGGGGGTGCCCGTGACCTGGGCGAAGGTGGCGGCGATCTCGTCGCCGGTGAGGCTGTCGCCGATCACCGCGAGGTCGCGGGCACCCCAGGACTGCCAGTTGTCGAACATGTGGCAGGCGAACCAGGCGATGTCGTCGAGGGCGACGAGCGGGTAGCGGGCGGCGCCGAGGGGGAGCCTGAAGGTCAGGCCGCCCCGGCCGTCCGGTCGGGGGGTGAGTCGGTCCCGCAGGTTCTCGAAGTACGGCGCCGTGGTCAGTACCGAGACGTGGTCCGTGTACCAGCCGTCGGTCTCCTTGCGGAGCATTTCCTCCGACCGCATCAGGTCGATGTGGGCGGCGACCGCGGCTTTGCTGTCGAAGTGCGGGACGGGGTGGCCGGTCAGGGACACCGCGCTGTCCAACGAGGACCAGATGAAACGCTCCACGCCGGCCCGCTGCGCGGCGGCCAGCAGGTGCAGCCCTTGCCGGTACTCGCCCACCGCGCTGCCCGTCGCGAAGAAGTCGGTGTTGGCGAACACGCGGTCGACCTGCCCGATCAGGTCCTCGAGGGCCGCCGGGTCGGAGCGGACCAGCCGCACGCGGTCGGGCGCGGTGGCGGCGAGTTCGGTGGCGTGGGCGGACTCCGGGTGGCGGGTGGGGACGGTGATGGTGGCGTCGGTGGTGGCCAGCAGGTGGTGGACCACGTGGCTGCCCATGGCTCCGGTGCCGCCGACGACGAGGACGTGGGTCATGGGGTTCCTGCCTGGTGTGTGAGGACGTGTTCGGCCACCTGGGCGTGGGTGGCAACCCAGACGTCGTCGGACTCGCGGATGTGGTCGAGGATCTGGCGGACCATGCCCGCGAGGAGTGGTCG
This window harbors:
- a CDS encoding NmrA family NAD(P)-binding protein, which translates into the protein MTHVLVVGGTGAMGSHVVHHLLATTDATITVPTRHPESAHATELAATAPDRVRLVRSDPAALEDLIGQVDRVFANTDFFATGSAVGEYRQGLHLLAAAQRAGVERFIWSSLDSAVSLTGHPVPHFDSKAAVAAHIDLMRSEEMLRKETDGWYTDHVSVLTTAPYFENLRDRLTPRPDGRGGLTFRLPLGAARYPLVALDDIAWFACHMFDNWQSWGARDLAVIGDSLTGDEIAATFAQVTGTPSTYIPMPYDDLRTAVPDFSHDYAAMFQFFADRDLYARDRDINLLRRLHPDLMTFEDWLHHTGWTG